The Equus caballus isolate H_3958 breed thoroughbred chromosome 12, TB-T2T, whole genome shotgun sequence genome contains a region encoding:
- the MYRF gene encoding myelin regulatory factor isoform X12, with the protein MEVVDETEALQRFFEGHDINGALEPSNIDTSILEEYISKEDASDLCFPDISAPASAASYPHGQPAIPSSSGVHHLSPPGGGPSPGRHGPLPPPSYSAPLNCNNNNGMGAAPKPFLGGSGPPIKAEPKAPYAPGTLPDSPPDSGSEAYSPQQVNDPHLLRTITPETLCHVGVPSRLEHPPPPPAHLPGPPPPPPPPPHYPILQRDLYMKAEPPMPPYAAMGQGLVPTDLHHTQQSQMLHQLLQQHGAELPTHPSKKRKHSESPPNTLNAQMLNGMIKQEPGTVTALPPHPTRAPSPPWPPQGPLSPGPGSLPLSIARVQTPPWHPPGAPSPGLLQDNDSLSGSYLDPNYQSIKWQPHQQNKWATLYDANYKELPMLTYRVDADKGFNFSVGDDAFVCQKKNHFQVTVYIGMLGEPKYVKTPEGLKPLDCFYLKLHGVKLEALNQSINIEQSQSDRSKRPFNPVTVNLPPEQVTKVTVGRLHFSETTANNMRKKGKPNPDQRYFMLVVALQAHAQNQNYTLAAQISERIIVRASNPGQFESDSDVLWQRAQVPDTVFHHGRVGINTDRPDEALVVHGNVKVMGSLMHPSDLRAKEHVQEVDTMEQLKRISRMRLVHYRYKPEFAASAGIEATAAPETGVIAQEVKEILPEAVKDTGDVVFANGKTIENFLVVNKERIFMENVGAVKELCKLTDNLETRIDELERWSHKLAKLRRLDSLKSTGSSGAFSHAGSQFSRAGSVPHKKRPPKVASKSSSVVPDQACISQRFLQGTIIALVVVMAFSVVSMSTLYVLSLRTEEDLVETDGSFAVSTSCLLALLRPQHPGGSEALCPCRSSQSFGTTQLRQSPVTTGLPGTQPSLLLVTAGLVSSAPGPAIRTVDLCFSRPCPVVCCSSSTPSPTPAPSLGPSSNPSHGLSPSPSPSTNRSGPSQMALLPVTNIRAKSWGLSANGIGHFKHSKSLEPVASPAVPFPGGQGKAKNSPSLGLHGRARRGAPQPGLSPVQPTQARDQPDPVPSLTSIQVLENSMPITSLYCAPGNACRPGNFTYHIPISSSTPLHLSLTLQMNSSSPVSVVLCRLMSKEEPCEEGGFLQSLHTHQDTQGTSHQWPVTILSFREFTYHFRVALLGQANCSAEALARPATDYYFHFYRLCD; encoded by the exons GCCACGACATCAACGGCGCCCTGGAGCCCTCCAACATCGACACCAGCATCCTGGAGGAGTACATCAGCAAGGAGGATGCCTCCGACCT cTGCTTCCCTGACATCTCTGCTCCAGCCAGTGCCGCCTCCTACCCCCACGGGCAGCCAGCGATCCCCAGCTCCAGCGGGGTCCACCACCTGAGCCCCCCTGGGGGTGGACCCTCCCCGGGGCGCCatggccccctcccacccccaagcTACAGTGCCCCGCTCAACTGCAACAACAACAACGGCATGGGCGCCGCTCCCAAGCCCTTCCTGGGGGGCTCCGGGCCCCCCATCAAGGCAGAGCCCAAGGCTCCCTATGCCCCAGG CACGCTGCCAGACTCTCCCCCAGACTCGGGCTCCGAGGCCTACTCCCCCCAGCAGGTGAATG ACCCCCATCTCCTGCGCACTATAACCCCTGAGACCCTGTGCCACGTGGGAGTGCCCTCCCGCCTGGAGCAcccgcccccacctccagcccaccTGCCAGgccccccaccgcccccgccgcccccaccTCACTACCCTATCCTGCAGCGGGACCTGTACATGAAGGCCGAGCCCCCGATGCCCCCCTATGCCGCCATGGGGCAGGGACTGGTGCCCACCGACCTCCATCACACCCAGCAGTCCCAGATGCTGCACCAGCTGCTGCAGCAACATGGAGCTGA GCTCCCCACACACCCCTCCAAGAAGAGGAAGCACTCCGAATCACCCCCCAACACCCTCAACGCCCAGATGCTGAATGGAATGATCAAACAGGAGCCTGGGACCGTGACAGCCCTGCCCCCGCACCCCACTCGAGCCCCATCCCCACCTTGGCCTCCCCAGGGCCCGCTCTCCCCCGGCCCCGGCTCCTTGCCCCTCAGCATCGCCCGGGTCCAGACGCCGCCTTGGCACCCACCAGGTGCACCCTCACCAG GTCTCCTGCAGGACAATGATAGTCTCAGTGGCTCCTACCTGGACCCCAACTACCAGTCCATCAAGTGGCAGCCGCATCAGCAGAACAAGTGGGCGACACTGTACGACGCGAACTACAAAGAGCT gcccatGCTCACCTACCGCGTGGATGCCGACAAGGGCTTCAACTTTTCGGTGGGCGATGATGCCTTCGTGTGCCAGAAGAAGAACCACTTCCAGGTGACGGTGTACATCGGCATGCTGGGCGAGCCCAAGTACGTCAAGACGCCCGAAGGCCTCAAGCCCCTTGATTGCTTCTACCTGAAGTTGCACGGAGTGAAG CTGGAGGCCCTGAACCAGTCCATCAACATCGAGCAGTCCCAGTCAGACCGAAGCAAGCGCCCCTTCAACCCCGTCAC GGTCAATCTGCCCCCTGAGCAGGTCACGAAGGTGACCGTGGGGCGGTTGCACTTCAGCGAGACCACCGCCAACAACATGCGCAAGAAGGGCAAGCCCAACCCTGACCAGAG GTACTTCATGCTGGTGGTGGCCCTCCAGGCCCACGCACAGAACCAGAACTACACGCTGGCTGCCCAGATCTCGGAGCGCATCATCGTGCGG GCCTCCAATCCAGGCCAGTTTGAGAGTGACAGCGACGTGCTGTGGCAGCGGGCGCAAGTGCCCGACACCGTCTTCCACCATGGCCGTGTGGGCATCAACACGGACCGGCCAGACGAGGCGCTGGTCGTGCACGGCAACGTCAAGGTCATGGGCTCGCTCATGCACCCCTCAGACCTGCGGGCGAAGGAGCACGTGCAGGAG GTGGACACCATGGAGCAGCTGAAGAGGATCTCGCGCATGCGCCTGGTGCACTACAGATACAAGCCGGAGTTTGCCGCCAGCGCTGGCATCGAGGCGACCGCGGCGCCCGAGACGG GTGTGATCGCCCAGGAGGTGAAGGAGATCCTGCCTGAGGCCGTGAAGGACACTGGAGACGTAGTCTTTGCCAATGGGAAAACTATAGAGAACTTCCTGGTGGTGAACAAG GAGCGCATCTTCATGGAGAACGTGGGTGCTGTGAAGGAGCTGTGCAAGCTGACTGACAACCTGGAGACGCGCATTGATGAGCTGGAGCGCTGGAGCCACAAGCTGGCCAAACTGCGGCGACTTGATAGTCTCAAGTCCACTGGCAGCTCAGGCGCCTTCAG CCATGCAGGGAGCCAGTTCAGCCGGGCGGGCAGCGTCCCCCACAAGAAGAGGCCCCCCAAGGTGGCCAGCAAG TCATCGTCTGTGGTCCCAGACCAGGCCTGCATCAGCCAGCGCTTCCTGCAGGGAACCATCATTGCCCTGGTGGTGGTCATGGCCTTCAG CGTGGTGTCCATGTCCACACTGTACGTGCTGAGCCTGCGTACTGAGGAGGACCTGGTAGAAACTGATGG CTCTTTTGCCGTGTCTACTTCCTGTCTTCTGGCCCTGCTCCGGCCCCAGCACCCTGGGGGGAGCGAGGCCCTGTGCCCATG CAGGTCCAGCCAGAGCTTTGGGACCACTCAGCTCCGACAGTCCCCTGTGACCACTGGGCTGCCAGGCACACAGCCCTCTTTGCTGCTGG TTACCGCCGGCCTGGTCAGCTCAGCTCCGGGTCCAGCCATACGCACTGTGGACCTGTGCTTCAGCCGCCCCTGCCCGGTCGTCTGCTGCTCCTCGTCCACCCCCAGCCCTACTCCTGCCCCTAGTCTTGGCCCCAGCTCTAACCCCAGTCACGGTCTCAGCCCCAGTCCCAGCCCCTCCACCAACCGCTCAG GCCCCAGCCAGATGGCCCTGCTGCCAGTCACCAACATCAGAGCCAAGTCCTGGGGCCTGTCAGCCAATGGCATTGGCCACTTCAAGCATTCAAAGAGCTTGGAGCCTGTGGCTAGCCCTGCAGTCCCCTTCCCTGGGGGGCAGGGCAAAGCCAAGAACAGCCCCAGCCTCGGTCTCCATGGCCGGGCCCGCCGAGGAGCCCCCCAGCCTGGCCTGAGCCCTGTTCAGCCCACTCAGGCCCGGGACCAGCCAG ACCCAGTGCCCTCCCTGACCTCCATCCAGGTGCTGGAGAATTCGATGCCCATCACCTCCCTGTACTGCGCCCCAGGGAATGCCTGCAG GCCTGGCAACTTCACCTACCACATCCCCATCAGCAGCAGCACCCCGCTGCACCTCAGCCTGACCCTGCAGATGAA CTCCTCATCTCCCGTGTCCGTCGTGCTGTGCCGCCTCATGTCAAAGGAGGAGCCGTGTGAGGAGGGGGGCTTTCTGCAGAGCCTTCACACCCACCAGGACACCCAG ggCACTTCCCACCAGTGGCCAGTAACTATCCTGTCCTTCCGTGAATTCACCTACCACTTCCGCGTGGCACTGCTG GGTCAGGCCAACTGCAGCGCGGAGGCTCTGGCCCGGCCAGCCACAGACTACTACTTCCACTTCTACCGCCTGTGTGACTGA
- the MYRF gene encoding myelin regulatory factor isoform X2 codes for MEVVDETEALQRFFEGHDINGALEPSNIDTSILEEYISKEDASDLCFPDISAPASAASYPHGQPAIPSSSGVHHLSPPGGGPSPGRHGPLPPPSYSAPLNCNNNNGMGAAPKPFLGGSGPPIKAEPKAPYAPGTLPDSPPDSGSEAYSPQQVNDPHLLRTITPETLCHVGVPSRLEHPPPPPAHLPGPPPPPPPPPHYPILQRDLYMKAEPPMPPYAAMGQGLVPTDLHHTQQSQMLHQLLQQHGAELPTHPSKKRKHSESPPNTLNAQMLNGMIKQEPGTVTALPPHPTRAPSPPWPPQGPLSPGPGSLPLSIARVQTPPWHPPGAPSPGLLQDNDSLSGSYLDPNYQSIKWQPHQQNKWATLYDANYKELPMLTYRVDADKGFNFSVGDDAFVCQKKNHFQVTVYIGMLGEPKYVKTPEGLKPLDCFYLKLHGVKLEALNQSINIEQSQSDRSKRPFNPVTVNLPPEQVTKVTVGRLHFSETTANNMRKKGKPNPDQRYFMLVVALQAHAQNQNYTLAAQISERIIVRASNPGQFESDSDVLWQRAQVPDTVFHHGRVGINTDRPDEALVVHGNVKVMGSLMHPSDLRAKEHVQEVDTMEQLKRISRMRLVHYRYKPEFAASAGIEATAAPETGVIAQEVKEILPEAVKDTGDVVFANGKTIENFLVVNKERIFMENVGAVKELCKLTDNLETRIDELERWSHKLAKLRRLDSLKSTGSSGAFSHAGSQFSRAGSVPHKKRPPKVASKSSSVVPDQACISQRFLQGTIIALVVVMAFSVVSMSTLYVLSLRTEEDLVETDGRSSQSFGTTQLRQSPVTTGLPGTQPSLLLVTAGLVSSAPGPAIRTVDLCFSRPCPVVCCSSSTPSPTPAPSLGPSSNPSHGLSPSPSPSTNRSGPSQMALLPVTNIRAKSWGLSANGIGHFKHSKSLEPVASPAVPFPGGQGKAKNSPSLGLHGRARRGAPQPGLSPVQPTQARDQPDPVPSLTSIQVLENSMPITSLYCAPGNACRPGNFTYHIPISSSTPLHLSLTLQMNSSSPVSVVLCRLMSKEEPCEEGGFLQSLHTHQDTQGTSHQWPVTILSFREFTYHFRVALLGQANCSAEALARPATDYYFHFYRLCD; via the exons GCCACGACATCAACGGCGCCCTGGAGCCCTCCAACATCGACACCAGCATCCTGGAGGAGTACATCAGCAAGGAGGATGCCTCCGACCT cTGCTTCCCTGACATCTCTGCTCCAGCCAGTGCCGCCTCCTACCCCCACGGGCAGCCAGCGATCCCCAGCTCCAGCGGGGTCCACCACCTGAGCCCCCCTGGGGGTGGACCCTCCCCGGGGCGCCatggccccctcccacccccaagcTACAGTGCCCCGCTCAACTGCAACAACAACAACGGCATGGGCGCCGCTCCCAAGCCCTTCCTGGGGGGCTCCGGGCCCCCCATCAAGGCAGAGCCCAAGGCTCCCTATGCCCCAGG CACGCTGCCAGACTCTCCCCCAGACTCGGGCTCCGAGGCCTACTCCCCCCAGCAGGTGAATG ACCCCCATCTCCTGCGCACTATAACCCCTGAGACCCTGTGCCACGTGGGAGTGCCCTCCCGCCTGGAGCAcccgcccccacctccagcccaccTGCCAGgccccccaccgcccccgccgcccccaccTCACTACCCTATCCTGCAGCGGGACCTGTACATGAAGGCCGAGCCCCCGATGCCCCCCTATGCCGCCATGGGGCAGGGACTGGTGCCCACCGACCTCCATCACACCCAGCAGTCCCAGATGCTGCACCAGCTGCTGCAGCAACATGGAGCTGA GCTCCCCACACACCCCTCCAAGAAGAGGAAGCACTCCGAATCACCCCCCAACACCCTCAACGCCCAGATGCTGAATGGAATGATCAAACAGGAGCCTGGGACCGTGACAGCCCTGCCCCCGCACCCCACTCGAGCCCCATCCCCACCTTGGCCTCCCCAGGGCCCGCTCTCCCCCGGCCCCGGCTCCTTGCCCCTCAGCATCGCCCGGGTCCAGACGCCGCCTTGGCACCCACCAGGTGCACCCTCACCAG GTCTCCTGCAGGACAATGATAGTCTCAGTGGCTCCTACCTGGACCCCAACTACCAGTCCATCAAGTGGCAGCCGCATCAGCAGAACAAGTGGGCGACACTGTACGACGCGAACTACAAAGAGCT gcccatGCTCACCTACCGCGTGGATGCCGACAAGGGCTTCAACTTTTCGGTGGGCGATGATGCCTTCGTGTGCCAGAAGAAGAACCACTTCCAGGTGACGGTGTACATCGGCATGCTGGGCGAGCCCAAGTACGTCAAGACGCCCGAAGGCCTCAAGCCCCTTGATTGCTTCTACCTGAAGTTGCACGGAGTGAAG CTGGAGGCCCTGAACCAGTCCATCAACATCGAGCAGTCCCAGTCAGACCGAAGCAAGCGCCCCTTCAACCCCGTCAC GGTCAATCTGCCCCCTGAGCAGGTCACGAAGGTGACCGTGGGGCGGTTGCACTTCAGCGAGACCACCGCCAACAACATGCGCAAGAAGGGCAAGCCCAACCCTGACCAGAG GTACTTCATGCTGGTGGTGGCCCTCCAGGCCCACGCACAGAACCAGAACTACACGCTGGCTGCCCAGATCTCGGAGCGCATCATCGTGCGG GCCTCCAATCCAGGCCAGTTTGAGAGTGACAGCGACGTGCTGTGGCAGCGGGCGCAAGTGCCCGACACCGTCTTCCACCATGGCCGTGTGGGCATCAACACGGACCGGCCAGACGAGGCGCTGGTCGTGCACGGCAACGTCAAGGTCATGGGCTCGCTCATGCACCCCTCAGACCTGCGGGCGAAGGAGCACGTGCAGGAG GTGGACACCATGGAGCAGCTGAAGAGGATCTCGCGCATGCGCCTGGTGCACTACAGATACAAGCCGGAGTTTGCCGCCAGCGCTGGCATCGAGGCGACCGCGGCGCCCGAGACGG GTGTGATCGCCCAGGAGGTGAAGGAGATCCTGCCTGAGGCCGTGAAGGACACTGGAGACGTAGTCTTTGCCAATGGGAAAACTATAGAGAACTTCCTGGTGGTGAACAAG GAGCGCATCTTCATGGAGAACGTGGGTGCTGTGAAGGAGCTGTGCAAGCTGACTGACAACCTGGAGACGCGCATTGATGAGCTGGAGCGCTGGAGCCACAAGCTGGCCAAACTGCGGCGACTTGATAGTCTCAAGTCCACTGGCAGCTCAGGCGCCTTCAG CCATGCAGGGAGCCAGTTCAGCCGGGCGGGCAGCGTCCCCCACAAGAAGAGGCCCCCCAAGGTGGCCAGCAAG TCATCGTCTGTGGTCCCAGACCAGGCCTGCATCAGCCAGCGCTTCCTGCAGGGAACCATCATTGCCCTGGTGGTGGTCATGGCCTTCAG CGTGGTGTCCATGTCCACACTGTACGTGCTGAGCCTGCGTACTGAGGAGGACCTGGTAGAAACTGATGG CAGGTCCAGCCAGAGCTTTGGGACCACTCAGCTCCGACAGTCCCCTGTGACCACTGGGCTGCCAGGCACACAGCCCTCTTTGCTGCTGG TTACCGCCGGCCTGGTCAGCTCAGCTCCGGGTCCAGCCATACGCACTGTGGACCTGTGCTTCAGCCGCCCCTGCCCGGTCGTCTGCTGCTCCTCGTCCACCCCCAGCCCTACTCCTGCCCCTAGTCTTGGCCCCAGCTCTAACCCCAGTCACGGTCTCAGCCCCAGTCCCAGCCCCTCCACCAACCGCTCAG GCCCCAGCCAGATGGCCCTGCTGCCAGTCACCAACATCAGAGCCAAGTCCTGGGGCCTGTCAGCCAATGGCATTGGCCACTTCAAGCATTCAAAGAGCTTGGAGCCTGTGGCTAGCCCTGCAGTCCCCTTCCCTGGGGGGCAGGGCAAAGCCAAGAACAGCCCCAGCCTCGGTCTCCATGGCCGGGCCCGCCGAGGAGCCCCCCAGCCTGGCCTGAGCCCTGTTCAGCCCACTCAGGCCCGGGACCAGCCAG ACCCAGTGCCCTCCCTGACCTCCATCCAGGTGCTGGAGAATTCGATGCCCATCACCTCCCTGTACTGCGCCCCAGGGAATGCCTGCAG GCCTGGCAACTTCACCTACCACATCCCCATCAGCAGCAGCACCCCGCTGCACCTCAGCCTGACCCTGCAGATGAA CTCCTCATCTCCCGTGTCCGTCGTGCTGTGCCGCCTCATGTCAAAGGAGGAGCCGTGTGAGGAGGGGGGCTTTCTGCAGAGCCTTCACACCCACCAGGACACCCAG ggCACTTCCCACCAGTGGCCAGTAACTATCCTGTCCTTCCGTGAATTCACCTACCACTTCCGCGTGGCACTGCTG GGTCAGGCCAACTGCAGCGCGGAGGCTCTGGCCCGGCCAGCCACAGACTACTACTTCCACTTCTACCGCCTGTGTGACTGA
- the MYRF gene encoding myelin regulatory factor isoform X7 has product MEVVDETEALQRFFEGHDINGALEPSNIDTSILEEYISKEDASDLTLPDSPPDSGSEAYSPQQVNDPHLLRTITPETLCHVGVPSRLEHPPPPPAHLPGPPPPPPPPPHYPILQRDLYMKAEPPMPPYAAMGQGLVPTDLHHTQQSQMLHQLLQQHGAELPTHPSKKRKHSESPPNTLNAQMLNGMIKQEPGTVTALPPHPTRAPSPPWPPQGPLSPGPGSLPLSIARVQTPPWHPPGAPSPGLLQDNDSLSGSYLDPNYQSIKWQPHQQNKWATLYDANYKELPMLTYRVDADKGFNFSVGDDAFVCQKKNHFQVTVYIGMLGEPKYVKTPEGLKPLDCFYLKLHGVKLEALNQSINIEQSQSDRSKRPFNPVTVNLPPEQVTKVTVGRLHFSETTANNMRKKGKPNPDQRYFMLVVALQAHAQNQNYTLAAQISERIIVRASNPGQFESDSDVLWQRAQVPDTVFHHGRVGINTDRPDEALVVHGNVKVMGSLMHPSDLRAKEHVQEVDTMEQLKRISRMRLVHYRYKPEFAASAGIEATAAPETGVIAQEVKEILPEAVKDTGDVVFANGKTIENFLVVNKERIFMENVGAVKELCKLTDNLETRIDELERWSHKLAKLRRLDSLKSTGSSGAFSHAGSQFSRAGSVPHKKRPPKVASKSSSVVPDQACISQRFLQGTIIALVVVMAFSVVSMSTLYVLSLRTEEDLVETDGSFAVSTSCLLALLRPQHPGGSEALCPWSSQSFGTTQLRQSPVTTGLPGTQPSLLLVTAGLVSSAPGPAIRTVDLCFSRPCPVVCCSSSTPSPTPAPSLGPSSNPSHGLSPSPSPSTNRSGPSQMALLPVTNIRAKSWGLSANGIGHFKHSKSLEPVASPAVPFPGGQGKAKNSPSLGLHGRARRGAPQPGLSPVQPTQARDQPDPVPSLTSIQVLENSMPITSLYCAPGNACRPGNFTYHIPISSSTPLHLSLTLQMNSSSPVSVVLCRLMSKEEPCEEGGFLQSLHTHQDTQGTSHQWPVTILSFREFTYHFRVALLGQANCSAEALARPATDYYFHFYRLCD; this is encoded by the exons GCCACGACATCAACGGCGCCCTGGAGCCCTCCAACATCGACACCAGCATCCTGGAGGAGTACATCAGCAAGGAGGATGCCTCCGACCT CACGCTGCCAGACTCTCCCCCAGACTCGGGCTCCGAGGCCTACTCCCCCCAGCAGGTGAATG ACCCCCATCTCCTGCGCACTATAACCCCTGAGACCCTGTGCCACGTGGGAGTGCCCTCCCGCCTGGAGCAcccgcccccacctccagcccaccTGCCAGgccccccaccgcccccgccgcccccaccTCACTACCCTATCCTGCAGCGGGACCTGTACATGAAGGCCGAGCCCCCGATGCCCCCCTATGCCGCCATGGGGCAGGGACTGGTGCCCACCGACCTCCATCACACCCAGCAGTCCCAGATGCTGCACCAGCTGCTGCAGCAACATGGAGCTGA GCTCCCCACACACCCCTCCAAGAAGAGGAAGCACTCCGAATCACCCCCCAACACCCTCAACGCCCAGATGCTGAATGGAATGATCAAACAGGAGCCTGGGACCGTGACAGCCCTGCCCCCGCACCCCACTCGAGCCCCATCCCCACCTTGGCCTCCCCAGGGCCCGCTCTCCCCCGGCCCCGGCTCCTTGCCCCTCAGCATCGCCCGGGTCCAGACGCCGCCTTGGCACCCACCAGGTGCACCCTCACCAG GTCTCCTGCAGGACAATGATAGTCTCAGTGGCTCCTACCTGGACCCCAACTACCAGTCCATCAAGTGGCAGCCGCATCAGCAGAACAAGTGGGCGACACTGTACGACGCGAACTACAAAGAGCT gcccatGCTCACCTACCGCGTGGATGCCGACAAGGGCTTCAACTTTTCGGTGGGCGATGATGCCTTCGTGTGCCAGAAGAAGAACCACTTCCAGGTGACGGTGTACATCGGCATGCTGGGCGAGCCCAAGTACGTCAAGACGCCCGAAGGCCTCAAGCCCCTTGATTGCTTCTACCTGAAGTTGCACGGAGTGAAG CTGGAGGCCCTGAACCAGTCCATCAACATCGAGCAGTCCCAGTCAGACCGAAGCAAGCGCCCCTTCAACCCCGTCAC GGTCAATCTGCCCCCTGAGCAGGTCACGAAGGTGACCGTGGGGCGGTTGCACTTCAGCGAGACCACCGCCAACAACATGCGCAAGAAGGGCAAGCCCAACCCTGACCAGAG GTACTTCATGCTGGTGGTGGCCCTCCAGGCCCACGCACAGAACCAGAACTACACGCTGGCTGCCCAGATCTCGGAGCGCATCATCGTGCGG GCCTCCAATCCAGGCCAGTTTGAGAGTGACAGCGACGTGCTGTGGCAGCGGGCGCAAGTGCCCGACACCGTCTTCCACCATGGCCGTGTGGGCATCAACACGGACCGGCCAGACGAGGCGCTGGTCGTGCACGGCAACGTCAAGGTCATGGGCTCGCTCATGCACCCCTCAGACCTGCGGGCGAAGGAGCACGTGCAGGAG GTGGACACCATGGAGCAGCTGAAGAGGATCTCGCGCATGCGCCTGGTGCACTACAGATACAAGCCGGAGTTTGCCGCCAGCGCTGGCATCGAGGCGACCGCGGCGCCCGAGACGG GTGTGATCGCCCAGGAGGTGAAGGAGATCCTGCCTGAGGCCGTGAAGGACACTGGAGACGTAGTCTTTGCCAATGGGAAAACTATAGAGAACTTCCTGGTGGTGAACAAG GAGCGCATCTTCATGGAGAACGTGGGTGCTGTGAAGGAGCTGTGCAAGCTGACTGACAACCTGGAGACGCGCATTGATGAGCTGGAGCGCTGGAGCCACAAGCTGGCCAAACTGCGGCGACTTGATAGTCTCAAGTCCACTGGCAGCTCAGGCGCCTTCAG CCATGCAGGGAGCCAGTTCAGCCGGGCGGGCAGCGTCCCCCACAAGAAGAGGCCCCCCAAGGTGGCCAGCAAG TCATCGTCTGTGGTCCCAGACCAGGCCTGCATCAGCCAGCGCTTCCTGCAGGGAACCATCATTGCCCTGGTGGTGGTCATGGCCTTCAG CGTGGTGTCCATGTCCACACTGTACGTGCTGAGCCTGCGTACTGAGGAGGACCTGGTAGAAACTGATGG CTCTTTTGCCGTGTCTACTTCCTGTCTTCTGGCCCTGCTCCGGCCCCAGCACCCTGGGGGGAGCGAGGCCCTGTGCCCATG GTCCAGCCAGAGCTTTGGGACCACTCAGCTCCGACAGTCCCCTGTGACCACTGGGCTGCCAGGCACACAGCCCTCTTTGCTGCTGG TTACCGCCGGCCTGGTCAGCTCAGCTCCGGGTCCAGCCATACGCACTGTGGACCTGTGCTTCAGCCGCCCCTGCCCGGTCGTCTGCTGCTCCTCGTCCACCCCCAGCCCTACTCCTGCCCCTAGTCTTGGCCCCAGCTCTAACCCCAGTCACGGTCTCAGCCCCAGTCCCAGCCCCTCCACCAACCGCTCAG GCCCCAGCCAGATGGCCCTGCTGCCAGTCACCAACATCAGAGCCAAGTCCTGGGGCCTGTCAGCCAATGGCATTGGCCACTTCAAGCATTCAAAGAGCTTGGAGCCTGTGGCTAGCCCTGCAGTCCCCTTCCCTGGGGGGCAGGGCAAAGCCAAGAACAGCCCCAGCCTCGGTCTCCATGGCCGGGCCCGCCGAGGAGCCCCCCAGCCTGGCCTGAGCCCTGTTCAGCCCACTCAGGCCCGGGACCAGCCAG ACCCAGTGCCCTCCCTGACCTCCATCCAGGTGCTGGAGAATTCGATGCCCATCACCTCCCTGTACTGCGCCCCAGGGAATGCCTGCAG GCCTGGCAACTTCACCTACCACATCCCCATCAGCAGCAGCACCCCGCTGCACCTCAGCCTGACCCTGCAGATGAA CTCCTCATCTCCCGTGTCCGTCGTGCTGTGCCGCCTCATGTCAAAGGAGGAGCCGTGTGAGGAGGGGGGCTTTCTGCAGAGCCTTCACACCCACCAGGACACCCAG ggCACTTCCCACCAGTGGCCAGTAACTATCCTGTCCTTCCGTGAATTCACCTACCACTTCCGCGTGGCACTGCTG GGTCAGGCCAACTGCAGCGCGGAGGCTCTGGCCCGGCCAGCCACAGACTACTACTTCCACTTCTACCGCCTGTGTGACTGA